From the genome of Flavobacterium ovatum, one region includes:
- a CDS encoding helix-turn-helix domain-containing protein, which translates to MEDFSITQKEAERIYVKIASLEVSIKKQQQYINSEDLFFDNVEFMQLMNISVRTAQKWRDSKIIGFSQVGSKIYYRLSDIQKLLNENYNPKRES; encoded by the coding sequence ATGGAGGACTTTTCAATTACTCAAAAAGAAGCCGAAAGGATTTATGTAAAAATTGCATCCTTAGAGGTAAGCATCAAGAAACAGCAACAATACATTAACTCTGAAGACCTTTTCTTCGACAATGTAGAGTTTATGCAGCTGATGAATATTAGTGTCCGTACAGCTCAAAAATGGAGAGACAGTAAAATAATCGGATTCTCTCAAGTAGGTTCAAAAATCTATTACAGATTATCCGACATTCAAAAACTATTGAATGAGAATTATAATCCAAAAAGAGAATCTTAA
- a CDS encoding DUF3987 domain-containing protein codes for MVSKYKNFGTRLEDVSIFDIFQDIKSNKYEGEINAIRFAMHSEKLEMADKLKSELVAFTASGTFGKQRKKEFLVSYSQIVNLDFDHIPVEDLSSLITKINGCELTLASFVSPRGEGLKVFIKINSNAEKHTIAYSQVANYYQNLTGFDFDPKCKDISRLCFVSHDPNLFINENATIFEVQEESKSEEKIKTKPKPIQVTQFLSTDEKLDNCLKFTEQKAQYHNGNRNNFIYLLASNANRNGIHQEDTLDYCITNFDLSESEIKTTVQSVYKNQIADFAKFANYGKLQSVDNPINHAELNKAVIEVEEEDVLKTTPIIPQSVYDNLPPILFESCKVFKEPRERDTFLTGALAILSGCLPNVSGLYSGSVVYPSLFSFILAPAASGKGALKFAKALADKYHDKMVAESDEARKRYLESMEAYKLLKANKKLDQSQEMPVAPKLKVVYIPANTSNAKVIQHLDWNEGKGIICETEADTLGQTFKNEWGSYSDMLRKSFHHEKISVSRKTDAEFVEVNEPQLSVALSGTPKQIFNIISSAEDGLFSRFIFYVFKTDAVWLDPSPKGNPINLTDFFKTQSREVLKMVEFFEKDNMILHLTEEQWDRFNPLFSSFLHQVNTFVSDDALSVVKRLGIILYRLCMIFTAIRKFKNNQYEVEIFCSDVDFDTALTLVETYLEHSVIMFNNLPKQGDQGPFKSGEKKKQFFDALPIEFQRKQAVEIGITYKLSERTVDNLLKACLGSHLTQPDYGVYKKVT; via the coding sequence ATGGTATCAAAATATAAAAACTTCGGAACGAGATTAGAGGATGTTTCAATCTTCGATATTTTTCAAGATATAAAATCCAATAAATACGAAGGCGAAATAAACGCAATTCGTTTTGCAATGCATTCTGAAAAGCTAGAAATGGCAGACAAGCTAAAAAGCGAATTAGTAGCGTTTACTGCTTCTGGAACGTTTGGAAAACAGCGAAAAAAAGAGTTTTTAGTTTCCTATTCTCAAATAGTAAATCTTGATTTTGACCATATTCCAGTGGAAGATTTAAGTAGTTTAATAACTAAAATAAACGGCTGTGAACTCACATTAGCATCGTTTGTTAGTCCAAGAGGAGAAGGTTTAAAAGTATTCATCAAAATCAATTCTAATGCAGAAAAACACACGATTGCTTACAGTCAAGTGGCTAATTATTACCAAAACCTTACAGGTTTTGATTTTGACCCAAAATGTAAAGACATTTCCAGATTATGTTTTGTTTCCCATGATCCAAATCTTTTTATAAATGAAAATGCAACTATATTTGAAGTTCAAGAAGAAAGCAAAAGTGAAGAAAAAATAAAAACAAAGCCAAAACCGATTCAAGTTACACAATTCCTTTCAACAGATGAAAAATTAGATAATTGCTTAAAATTTACAGAACAAAAAGCACAATATCACAACGGTAATCGCAATAACTTTATATACCTGCTGGCAAGTAATGCAAACAGAAACGGAATACATCAGGAAGATACGTTAGATTATTGCATTACCAATTTTGATTTATCCGAAAGCGAAATTAAAACAACGGTTCAATCTGTCTACAAAAATCAAATTGCAGACTTTGCAAAGTTTGCAAACTATGGAAAGTTGCAAAGTGTTGATAATCCAATTAATCATGCAGAGCTAAACAAAGCGGTTATTGAAGTTGAAGAAGAAGATGTATTAAAAACTACACCTATAATTCCTCAATCTGTTTATGATAATTTACCGCCTATATTGTTTGAGAGCTGTAAAGTATTTAAAGAGCCACGAGAACGTGATACTTTCTTAACAGGTGCATTAGCAATTCTTTCAGGTTGTTTACCTAACGTTTCAGGTTTGTATAGTGGTAGTGTTGTTTATCCTAGTTTATTTTCTTTCATTTTAGCTCCAGCTGCTTCTGGAAAAGGAGCTTTAAAATTTGCAAAAGCATTAGCAGACAAATATCATGACAAAATGGTTGCTGAATCAGATGAAGCAAGGAAACGCTATTTAGAAAGTATGGAAGCCTACAAATTATTAAAAGCAAATAAAAAACTAGACCAGAGTCAAGAAATGCCTGTAGCACCCAAATTAAAAGTAGTCTATATTCCTGCCAATACGAGTAATGCAAAAGTAATTCAGCATTTAGATTGGAATGAAGGTAAAGGAATTATTTGTGAAACCGAAGCCGATACATTAGGACAAACATTCAAAAACGAATGGGGTTCTTATTCTGATATGCTTCGAAAATCCTTTCATCACGAGAAAATTTCTGTAAGTCGTAAAACAGATGCCGAGTTTGTCGAAGTAAATGAACCGCAACTTTCAGTTGCATTGTCAGGAACACCAAAACAAATTTTCAATATCATTTCTTCTGCCGAAGATGGTTTGTTTAGCCGGTTCATTTTCTATGTTTTTAAAACGGATGCCGTTTGGCTCGATCCTTCACCAAAAGGAAACCCGATAAATCTAACCGACTTTTTTAAAACACAATCAAGAGAAGTATTGAAAATGGTAGAGTTTTTCGAAAAAGATAACATGATACTTCATTTAACAGAGGAACAATGGGATAGATTCAATCCTCTTTTTAGCTCTTTTCTCCATCAAGTAAATACTTTTGTTAGTGATGATGCACTTAGTGTTGTCAAACGATTAGGAATCATTCTATATCGCTTATGTATGATTTTTACCGCTATCAGGAAATTTAAAAATAACCAATATGAAGTAGAAATCTTTTGTTCAGATGTTGATTTTGATACGGCATTAACTTTAGTTGAAACCTATTTGGAACACAGTGTGATCATGTTTAATAATTTACCAAAACAAGGCGATCAAGGCCCTTTTAAATCAGGGGAAAAGAAAAAGCAGTTTTTTGATGCATTACCGATTGAATTCCAACGAAAGCAAGCTGTAGAAATTGGTATAACTTATAAATTATCTGAAAGGACGGTTGATAATTTGTTGAAAGCTTGTTTAGGTTCTCACTTAACGCAGCCAGATTATGGGGTTTACAAAAAAGTAACTTGA
- a CDS encoding helix-turn-helix domain-containing protein, which produces MQTNSVLLESLTVEQLQQIIGTSVRNGIQEFQKEIQSKNDDEALLTREETCQFLKIDSSTLWAWTNKGKVKAYGIGARRYYKKSELLAGLSLLKK; this is translated from the coding sequence ATGCAAACCAATTCAGTATTATTAGAAAGCCTAACAGTTGAACAACTTCAACAAATTATAGGTACGTCCGTTAGAAACGGTATTCAAGAATTTCAAAAAGAAATCCAATCCAAAAATGATGATGAAGCACTTCTCACCAGAGAGGAAACATGTCAATTCCTTAAAATTGATAGCAGCACATTATGGGCTTGGACCAATAAAGGAAAAGTCAAAGCCTACGGAATAGGCGCACGACGTTACTACAAGAAAAGTGAATTATTAGCTGGCTTATCCTTATTAAAAAAATAA